One region of Permianibacter fluminis genomic DNA includes:
- a CDS encoding protein PelE, whose translation MSRLWWTVALALELASVVAVMLLEPAWLALLGYAVLHAAATPMLARACWHLLPRRYRLPVNRSMQFLQGMLLLMPLVGAIGLLWGLVGALRLPRSRRSLSLRFVGVPELPFQPPQVFPTPPYSSGALRQILRFSDNPLKRLKAVMATRHMPVHESVPIWQIALKDRVDDVRLLAYAMLDGREKLLTERIQEISAELDELPVPRRADAHRQLAGCCWELVYNGLVQGAVREHWLNAARQHAELALAGQRDIALSVLHVRILLAQDALEEAAQALTAAAATGVAASVLAPWHAEIAFRQRRFAEIPALLAEDQRHVEQGSAQAEVRRWWCPVTEPALQEQQP comes from the coding sequence ATGTCGCGGCTCTGGTGGACGGTAGCGCTGGCGCTCGAACTCGCCAGCGTGGTGGCCGTCATGTTGCTGGAGCCGGCGTGGTTGGCGCTGCTTGGCTATGCCGTGTTGCATGCCGCCGCGACGCCGATGCTGGCCCGCGCCTGCTGGCATCTGTTGCCTCGGCGTTATCGCTTGCCGGTCAATCGCAGCATGCAATTTCTGCAAGGCATGTTGCTGCTGATGCCGTTGGTCGGCGCGATCGGTTTGCTCTGGGGCTTGGTCGGTGCGCTGCGTTTGCCGCGCTCGCGCCGCTCACTGAGTCTGCGTTTTGTTGGCGTGCCCGAGTTGCCGTTCCAGCCGCCACAGGTGTTTCCGACTCCGCCTTACAGCAGCGGTGCGTTGCGCCAGATTTTGCGTTTTTCCGACAATCCGTTGAAACGGCTGAAAGCGGTGATGGCCACGCGCCATATGCCGGTGCACGAGTCGGTGCCGATCTGGCAGATAGCCCTGAAAGATCGCGTCGATGATGTCCGTTTGCTGGCCTACGCCATGCTCGACGGTCGGGAAAAATTGCTGACCGAACGCATCCAGGAAATCAGTGCCGAACTGGACGAGTTGCCAGTGCCACGTCGTGCCGACGCGCATCGCCAACTGGCCGGTTGCTGCTGGGAGTTGGTGTACAACGGTCTGGTCCAGGGCGCGGTGCGCGAGCACTGGCTCAATGCCGCGCGTCAGCATGCCGAGTTGGCGTTGGCCGGTCAGCGCGATATCGCGCTGAGCGTGTTGCATGTCCGCATTCTGCTGGCACAGGATGCGTTGGAAGAAGCGGCGCAGGCGTTGACTGCCGCTGCGGCCACCGGCGTTGCGGCATCGGTGCTGGCGCCCTGGCACGCGGAGATTGCGTTTCGGCAGCGGCGCTTCGCCGAGATTCCGGCGCTGCTTGCTGAGGATCAGCGCCACGTTGAACAGGGATCGGCACAGGCGGAAGTGCGACGCTGGTGGTGCCCGGTGACGGAACCTGCGCTGCAGGAGCAACAGCCATGA
- a CDS encoding phytanoyl-CoA dioxygenase family protein: MSLSSAQIQQFRQHGFLIRPQMVSPATVAAMRAETERQLATGTGPVEYEADMDYPGSPTDREAEGGRTVRRLLQAEQRGPLFADWFGNAEVVADMTSLLGGTIKQARAHHNCVMTKQPRYSSDTGWHQDIRYWNFHRPDLISVWLALGPEYPENGGLKVIPGSHTLEFSAQQLDERKFFRSDLAENQEIIATAIDVKLEPGDVLYFHARLLHAASRNHTQQTKYAVVASYRPLDNLPIAGTRSAQQD; this comes from the coding sequence ATGTCCTTGTCTTCCGCCCAGATCCAGCAGTTTCGTCAGCACGGTTTTCTGATTCGCCCCCAAATGGTCAGCCCGGCCACCGTGGCAGCCATGCGCGCCGAAACCGAACGTCAACTCGCTACCGGTACCGGCCCAGTCGAATACGAAGCCGACATGGACTACCCCGGCTCACCCACCGACCGCGAGGCAGAAGGCGGCCGCACGGTCCGTCGACTGCTGCAGGCCGAACAACGCGGCCCGTTGTTCGCTGACTGGTTCGGCAATGCCGAAGTGGTAGCCGACATGACCAGCCTGCTCGGCGGAACGATCAAACAGGCGCGCGCCCATCACAACTGCGTGATGACCAAGCAGCCGCGCTACTCCAGCGACACCGGCTGGCATCAGGACATTCGCTATTGGAATTTTCACCGCCCGGACCTGATTTCGGTCTGGTTGGCGCTCGGTCCGGAATACCCGGAAAACGGCGGCCTGAAAGTGATTCCGGGTTCGCACACGCTGGAGTTTTCTGCCCAGCAGTTGGATGAGCGGAAATTTTTCCGCAGTGATCTCGCCGAGAATCAAGAGATAATTGCGACGGCCATCGACGTCAAACTGGAACCGGGTGATGTCCTGTACTTTCACGCCCGCTTGCTGCACGCCGCCAGCCGCAACCATACGCAGCAAACCAAGTACGCCGTGGTGGCAAGCTATCGGCCGCTGGACAATTTGCCGATCGCCGGAACGCGCTCGGCGCAGCAGGATTGA
- a CDS encoding sensor domain-containing protein, protein MSHMPISSIADYLSTLRTALSDADPALLQDALYDAEEYLRAASADQPGKTEAEIVADALNSFGTPDEIAASYRETETTVARALRTPAPKAPSSLLGKIFGVYADPHTYASLFYMMLTMATGIFYFTWAITGAAMSAGFAILIIGVPFFLLFIGSVRLISLVEGRIVEVLLGERMPRRPLYPTSATIGQRILGMLKDVRTWSTLLYMVAMMPVGIVYFTAAICGLAVSIGLMLAPFIDRFPYTIDDGSVVIFGLEQLVWPASLLWLPVGFLCLTLVLHAARLLGRVHGKVAKHLLVKMAA, encoded by the coding sequence ATGAGCCACATGCCAATTAGCTCCATCGCCGATTACCTGTCGACGCTGCGAACCGCGCTGTCGGATGCGGACCCGGCCTTGTTGCAGGACGCGCTGTACGACGCCGAAGAATATCTGCGTGCCGCCAGCGCCGATCAACCCGGCAAAACCGAAGCCGAGATTGTCGCCGATGCGCTGAACAGTTTCGGTACGCCGGATGAGATTGCCGCCAGCTACCGGGAAACGGAAACGACCGTTGCGCGGGCGCTGCGGACGCCGGCGCCGAAAGCGCCCAGCTCGCTGCTCGGAAAGATTTTCGGCGTCTATGCCGATCCGCATACCTATGCCAGCTTGTTTTACATGATGCTGACCATGGCGACCGGTATTTTCTATTTCACTTGGGCGATCACGGGCGCGGCGATGTCGGCCGGCTTTGCCATTCTGATTATCGGCGTGCCGTTCTTCTTGCTGTTCATTGGCTCGGTACGACTGATTTCGCTGGTTGAGGGCCGTATTGTCGAAGTCTTGCTCGGCGAACGGATGCCACGGCGGCCGTTGTATCCGACCTCGGCAACCATCGGTCAACGCATCCTGGGCATGCTGAAAGACGTTCGGACCTGGTCGACCTTGCTGTACATGGTGGCGATGATGCCGGTCGGCATTGTCTATTTCACCGCGGCAATCTGCGGTCTGGCCGTGTCAATTGGTCTGATGCTGGCACCGTTTATCGATCGCTTCCCGTATACGATTGATGATGGCTCGGTGGTGATTTTCGGTCTGGAGCAATTGGTCTGGCCGGCGTCCCTACTGTGGTTACCGGTTGGCTTCCTGTGCCTGACGCTGGTCTTGCATGCCGCGCGTCTGCTCGGTCGGGTTCACGGTAAAGTCGCCAAGCATTTGCTGGTCAAGATGGCGGCCTGA
- a CDS encoding PadR family transcriptional regulator, with product MDTENPHIRKFQKELSAGSVALVLLAVIGRAAEPLYGYQIAKRLEAADPELAGGKQGAFYPVLRSLSSAGLLDSYVEPSVSGPPRKYYRITAEGQEVLQAWKGTWQRMKAFVDTALTEA from the coding sequence ATGGACACGGAAAACCCTCATATCCGGAAATTCCAGAAAGAACTCAGCGCCGGTTCGGTCGCCTTGGTGCTGCTTGCCGTTATCGGCCGAGCCGCCGAGCCGCTGTACGGCTATCAGATTGCCAAACGGCTGGAAGCGGCCGACCCGGAACTGGCCGGTGGCAAGCAAGGTGCCTTTTATCCGGTGCTGCGCTCGCTGAGCTCGGCCGGTCTGCTCGACAGCTATGTCGAGCCGTCGGTCAGCGGCCCACCGCGCAAGTACTACCGGATTACCGCCGAAGGACAAGAAGTGCTGCAGGCCTGGAAAGGCACCTGGCAGCGAATGAAAGCATTTGTTGATACCGCGTTGACGGAGGCCTGA
- the pelG gene encoding exopolysaccharide Pel transporter PelG produces MAGIGFEIRRILERDSFFAVLKAYGYAGLISGGPWVLSILGVMAIGLLSVALGTEQQAVNQFQICVTYLMAGSLILTGGLQLMFTRFVADRLYAHEPRIVLPNLLGALLLTTAVAAALSTLFVLVAFSGSALLRLLLIANFVVVCNLWLVLIFLSGMKAYQRIVRTLAAGYLLAILVSMALAGFGLEGLLTGILIGHAGLLFAFLHHVVREYPGQSLLRFDFLDQRKAFYSLFAMGVLYNLAVWVDKFIFWFVPYTSEAVIGPLRASIIYDLPIFLAYLFILPGMAVFLVRMEADFAEQYDRFYRAVREGDTLMHIEYRKDQMVYTARQGIYEIFKVQGLTVVLCLLWGRDLLHAIGISPLYIHLFYIDIVAVSVQVLLMAILNVMFYLDARREVLMLSAVFLISNIVFTLATLSLGAETFGYGFALSVTLTAFLGFFVLARKLRRLEYETFMLQR; encoded by the coding sequence ATGGCCGGTATCGGGTTTGAAATCCGCCGCATTCTGGAGCGCGACAGTTTTTTTGCCGTGCTGAAAGCGTATGGCTACGCCGGGCTTATCAGTGGCGGCCCGTGGGTACTGTCCATTCTCGGGGTCATGGCCATTGGTTTGCTGTCGGTGGCACTCGGCACGGAACAGCAGGCGGTCAACCAATTCCAGATCTGCGTGACCTATCTGATGGCGGGCTCGCTGATTCTGACCGGCGGTTTGCAACTGATGTTCACCCGCTTCGTGGCCGATCGGCTTTATGCCCACGAGCCGCGGATTGTGCTGCCGAATCTGCTCGGTGCCTTGTTGCTGACCACGGCGGTCGCAGCGGCGCTGTCGACCCTGTTTGTACTGGTGGCGTTTTCCGGCAGTGCCTTGCTGCGGTTGTTGCTGATCGCCAATTTTGTCGTGGTCTGCAATTTATGGCTGGTGCTGATCTTCCTGTCTGGCATGAAAGCGTATCAACGTATTGTCCGGACGCTGGCCGCCGGTTATCTGTTGGCCATTCTGGTCTCGATGGCTCTGGCCGGTTTTGGTCTGGAAGGTTTGCTGACCGGCATCCTGATTGGCCATGCCGGGCTGTTGTTTGCCTTTCTGCATCACGTTGTCCGTGAGTATCCGGGTCAGTCGCTGCTACGGTTTGATTTTCTCGATCAGCGCAAGGCGTTCTACAGTCTGTTTGCCATGGGCGTGCTGTACAACCTCGCGGTCTGGGTCGACAAGTTCATTTTCTGGTTTGTGCCGTACACTTCGGAAGCCGTTATCGGCCCGCTGCGGGCATCGATTATTTATGACTTGCCGATTTTCCTCGCTTACCTCTTCATTTTGCCCGGCATGGCGGTGTTCCTGGTCCGGATGGAAGCGGATTTCGCCGAGCAATATGATCGCTTTTATCGCGCCGTGCGCGAAGGCGATACGCTGATGCATATCGAGTACCGCAAGGATCAGATGGTCTACACCGCACGTCAGGGCATCTACGAAATCTTCAAGGTTCAGGGCCTGACAGTCGTACTCTGCCTGCTCTGGGGTCGCGATCTGCTGCATGCGATTGGGATTTCGCCGCTTTACATACACCTGTTCTATATCGACATCGTCGCGGTCAGCGTGCAGGTGCTGCTGATGGCCATTCTGAACGTGATGTTCTACCTTGATGCCCGTCGCGAAGTCTTGATGCTGTCGGCAGTATTTCTGATCAGCAACATCGTGTTCACGCTGGCGACACTGAGCTTGGGTGCAGAAACCTTTGGCTATGGTTTCGCCCTGTCGGTAACACTGACCGCCTTCCTCGGCTTCTTCGTGCTGGCACGCAAGCTGCGGCGACTGGAGTACGAAACGTTTATGCTGCAGCGCTGA
- a CDS encoding TPM domain-containing protein: MLKSWLWLFAAVSMAALAADELPVPLDNYLNDYAVLLTEAEQAELREQGRQLEASTGVELSVVLIDRIGDYSEDTNIERFATRLFDSWGVGNTELNDGILLLVARDDRAVRIELGAGYGHDHDSEMQRIVDELLVPAFRQSRYFDGLQAGSGALVQFAEDWAALRANDSWWLRAWLKFKAGMRSLWAKLALPAGAGGIGWQWFRRWRRHQARQCRQCQAAMVRLSEVADDRYLEAGQKTEERVGSVDYDVWKCTRCAAYHVIDYPSLLTRFHRCDGCGRRTSQQQSRSVIGNQVTTTFRCRHCQHIQQTFSTVRESTSGASAGFGGGSSGGGGATGRW, from the coding sequence ATGTTGAAGTCATGGCTTTGGTTGTTTGCGGCAGTATCGATGGCGGCGCTCGCGGCTGACGAGCTGCCGGTTCCGCTGGATAATTATCTCAATGACTATGCCGTCCTGCTGACGGAAGCTGAACAGGCCGAGCTGCGTGAACAAGGCAGGCAGTTGGAGGCGAGCACAGGTGTCGAATTAAGCGTGGTGCTGATCGACCGAATCGGCGATTACAGCGAAGACACCAATATTGAACGCTTCGCCACTCGGCTGTTCGATAGCTGGGGCGTCGGTAATACGGAACTCAATGACGGCATTTTGCTGTTGGTGGCGCGTGATGATCGGGCGGTTCGCATCGAACTCGGTGCCGGCTATGGCCATGACCATGATAGCGAGATGCAGCGCATCGTTGATGAGTTGCTGGTGCCGGCATTTCGCCAGAGCCGCTATTTCGATGGCCTGCAAGCCGGTTCCGGCGCGTTGGTGCAATTCGCTGAAGACTGGGCAGCGCTGCGTGCCAATGACTCTTGGTGGCTGCGGGCTTGGCTCAAATTCAAAGCGGGAATGCGCTCGTTGTGGGCCAAGCTCGCTTTGCCGGCTGGCGCCGGCGGCATCGGCTGGCAATGGTTTCGACGTTGGCGTCGTCATCAAGCCCGCCAATGCCGGCAATGTCAGGCTGCCATGGTGCGATTGTCGGAAGTCGCCGACGATCGTTATCTCGAGGCCGGCCAAAAAACCGAGGAGCGAGTGGGCTCGGTGGATTATGACGTTTGGAAGTGCACGCGCTGCGCTGCCTATCACGTGATCGACTACCCGAGTTTGTTGACCCGGTTTCATCGCTGCGACGGCTGCGGGCGGCGCACCAGTCAGCAGCAATCACGCTCAGTGATTGGCAATCAGGTCACAACGACATTCCGCTGTCGGCACTGTCAGCATATTCAACAAACCTTCTCAACGGTGCGGGAATCGACTTCTGGCGCAAGCGCGGGCTTTGGCGGAGGCAGTTCGGGCGGAGGTGGTGCGACCGGCCGTTGGTAG
- a CDS encoding PelD GGDEF domain-containing protein, translating into MRLPWLDSVDGLDVRTAPSDRWMWLETLVLTVAALALSAWSNPQDPLRVQSGFPWPLLGPVLAGLRYGFAAGFVSALLVLATLGISINRGWQPAAAFPLAWATGVVALAMVCGEFRDGWQRRLVRLAGANRYRAERLEEFTRSYHLLRVSHDRLEQALAGAGHSLREALTRLAQRFDPGQGLTELAANRLLELLAHYGALQQAGLFAVTEDGRCTGEALAQWGKLARISATDPLLLQALQRAELVAVNADNAQLEAARHSELLAVVPLVDSSGRIHAVLAIAALPFFSFQQNTLTLLTVLCAHAADLLTGAGKPGSDDSFSRQLARALKDQEDYGLPASLVQVTVAGTEGQQWCALARRERRALDLWRERGDELTILLPLTDVSGGEQWLQRLRELGAPALSVRCLALDNASAAQALLPMAGAH; encoded by the coding sequence ATGAGATTACCTTGGCTCGATTCGGTCGATGGCCTCGATGTGCGCACTGCGCCGTCGGATCGCTGGATGTGGCTGGAGACCCTGGTGCTGACGGTGGCGGCGCTGGCGCTGTCGGCCTGGAGCAATCCGCAAGATCCGTTGCGGGTGCAGAGTGGTTTTCCGTGGCCGCTGCTCGGCCCGGTGCTGGCCGGTTTGCGTTACGGTTTCGCGGCCGGTTTTGTCAGCGCCTTGCTGGTGTTGGCTACGTTGGGCATTTCCATCAATCGTGGCTGGCAGCCCGCCGCGGCGTTTCCGTTGGCCTGGGCGACTGGTGTGGTCGCGCTTGCGATGGTGTGCGGTGAATTTCGCGACGGCTGGCAGCGCCGTCTGGTGCGGCTGGCGGGCGCCAATCGTTACCGCGCCGAGCGTCTGGAAGAATTCACCCGCAGTTATCACTTGCTGCGGGTTTCCCATGATCGACTGGAGCAAGCGCTGGCCGGTGCTGGCCATTCTCTGCGCGAAGCCCTGACCCGACTGGCCCAGCGTTTTGATCCGGGCCAAGGCTTGACGGAGCTTGCCGCCAATCGCTTGCTCGAATTGCTGGCGCATTACGGCGCGTTGCAGCAAGCGGGTCTGTTCGCGGTAACCGAAGATGGTCGCTGCACCGGCGAGGCGTTGGCGCAGTGGGGCAAGCTGGCGCGCATTTCAGCCACCGATCCCTTGTTACTGCAGGCGCTGCAACGCGCCGAGCTGGTTGCGGTCAATGCCGACAATGCCCAATTGGAAGCGGCGCGCCACAGCGAGTTGTTGGCCGTGGTGCCCTTGGTCGACAGCAGCGGCCGCATTCATGCCGTGCTGGCCATCGCCGCGTTGCCGTTTTTTTCCTTCCAGCAAAACACACTGACATTGCTGACCGTGTTATGCGCACACGCCGCCGATTTGTTGACCGGCGCCGGCAAGCCCGGCAGCGATGACAGTTTCTCGCGGCAATTGGCGCGGGCGCTGAAAGATCAGGAAGACTATGGTTTGCCGGCAAGCCTGGTGCAGGTCACCGTGGCCGGCACTGAGGGCCAGCAATGGTGCGCACTGGCACGTCGTGAGCGCCGCGCGCTGGATCTGTGGCGCGAACGCGGCGATGAACTGACCATTTTGTTGCCGCTGACCGATGTCAGTGGCGGCGAGCAGTGGTTGCAGCGTTTGCGTGAGCTGGGCGCGCCGGCGCTGTCGGTGCGCTGTCTGGCGCTGGACAACGCCAGCGCGGCGCAAGCATTGTTGCCGATGGCGGGTGCGCACTGA
- a CDS encoding PA0069 family radical SAM protein: protein MNEIPPKTQKGRGAISNPEGRFEATIKTVEDDGWFRAEDDDFPGSTTPTQYFVEPARSVLTRNDSPDVPFSQSINPYRGCEHGCIYCFARPTHSYLGLSAGLDFETKIFCKDDAPALLAKELAKPSYQCDVIAMGTATDPYQPIEKEKRITRRLLEVMAAHRQPVSIVTKSALVTRDKDLLADLAKDQLAEVTLSVTTLSNDLKRLLEPRTPTGQARLAALRELHDAGIPVGVLFAPVIPFINDSEMEAILQLAREAGADYAGYVFLRLPYEVKDIFREWLTEHYPQKAEHVMSLVQQSRGGKDNVAEFGERMRGTGQYAELLRQRFKLTCRKLGFNKALRCQLRTDLFKVPGRAEQMSLF from the coding sequence ATGAACGAAATCCCTCCCAAAACGCAGAAAGGCCGCGGCGCCATTTCCAATCCGGAAGGCCGGTTTGAAGCGACGATCAAAACCGTTGAGGATGACGGCTGGTTTCGCGCCGAAGACGATGATTTTCCGGGCAGCACGACTCCGACCCAATATTTTGTTGAACCCGCACGATCCGTATTGACCCGCAACGATTCGCCGGATGTGCCGTTCAGCCAGAGCATCAATCCGTATCGCGGCTGCGAGCATGGCTGCATCTACTGTTTTGCCCGTCCAACGCACAGTTATCTCGGTTTGTCAGCCGGGCTCGATTTTGAGACCAAGATTTTTTGCAAGGACGATGCGCCGGCGCTACTCGCCAAAGAATTGGCCAAGCCGAGTTATCAATGCGACGTAATCGCCATGGGCACGGCCACCGATCCGTACCAACCCATCGAAAAGGAAAAACGCATCACCCGTCGTCTGCTGGAAGTGATGGCCGCACACCGACAACCGGTTTCGATAGTCACGAAAAGTGCGTTGGTGACACGTGACAAGGATCTGCTGGCGGATCTGGCCAAAGACCAGCTGGCCGAAGTCACCCTCAGCGTGACCACACTCAGCAATGATCTGAAGCGTTTGCTGGAACCCCGGACACCGACCGGACAGGCTCGGCTTGCTGCGTTGCGCGAGCTGCATGACGCGGGCATTCCGGTCGGCGTGCTGTTTGCCCCGGTGATTCCCTTCATCAACGACAGCGAAATGGAAGCCATTCTGCAGTTGGCGCGCGAAGCCGGCGCCGACTATGCCGGTTACGTATTTCTGCGGCTGCCCTATGAAGTCAAAGATATTTTTCGCGAGTGGCTGACCGAGCACTATCCGCAAAAGGCCGAGCATGTGATGAGCCTGGTGCAGCAGTCACGCGGTGGCAAAGACAATGTGGCGGAGTTTGGCGAACGGATGCGCGGCACCGGTCAGTATGCCGAGTTGTTGCGGCAGCGCTTCAAGCTGACCTGCCGCAAACTTGGCTTCAACAAAGCGCTGCGTTGCCAGCTGCGTACCGACTTGTTCAAGGTACCCGGCCGGGCCGAGCAAATGAGTTTGTTCTGA
- the pelF gene encoding GT4 family glycosyltransferase PelF — protein sequence MSRAFEQNQRGTGVNAAAGNAANADSAAAGSCVADIALLLEGTYPYVRGGVSSWVHQIISGLPEFRFAVIFVGGEPSLYGKAQYTFPPNVSHFETHYLLDNSAHTPKPRRGDPAAFAEMAALHEQMRASASCPHGAGKVGLSLDDMLNAFARLGGEGGISKTDFLFSEAAYDYISQQYRERCTEPSFVDYFWAVRTMHTPLFVLADIARKLPPVRMVHSISTGYAGLLGAMIRLQRHIPFALTEHGIYTKERKIDLAQATWIRDHNDDVSNTLHDEMGYIRGMWIKFFEQIGRIAYSQAQPIVSLYEGNRERQIADGAIAERTQVITNGINLQRYATALQKRPSGIPPVLGLIGRVVPIKDIKTFIRTMRILANARPDAEGWIVGPEDEDLSYVQECKDLVDSLGLQRNVKFLGFQNVAEILPQLGLMVLTSISEALPLVILEAFASGVPCVATDVGSCRELIEGSTAEDKAMGSAGAVVAIADPESTAQAALALLNDPERWQSAQRAGLQRVEKYYDDRMMFGAYRELYQATLASASALSAE from the coding sequence ATGAGCCGCGCATTCGAACAAAATCAACGTGGCACCGGTGTCAACGCTGCTGCCGGTAATGCCGCCAATGCCGATTCCGCTGCTGCCGGTTCTTGTGTTGCAGATATCGCACTGCTACTTGAGGGCACCTACCCATATGTGCGCGGCGGGGTGTCGAGCTGGGTGCATCAAATCATCAGCGGTTTGCCGGAGTTTCGCTTTGCGGTGATTTTTGTCGGCGGCGAACCGTCGTTGTATGGTAAAGCCCAGTACACGTTTCCGCCGAATGTCAGTCATTTTGAAACGCACTATCTGCTCGACAACAGTGCGCACACGCCGAAGCCGCGCCGAGGCGATCCGGCGGCGTTTGCCGAGATGGCGGCGCTGCACGAACAGATGCGCGCCAGCGCCAGTTGTCCGCACGGTGCCGGCAAGGTCGGGTTGTCGCTGGATGATATGCTGAACGCCTTTGCCCGCCTGGGTGGGGAAGGTGGTATCAGCAAGACCGACTTTCTGTTTTCGGAAGCGGCTTACGATTACATCAGCCAGCAGTATCGCGAGCGCTGCACCGAGCCATCGTTCGTCGATTACTTCTGGGCCGTGCGCACCATGCATACGCCGCTGTTTGTGCTCGCCGACATCGCCCGCAAATTGCCACCGGTGCGGATGGTGCATTCCATCTCGACCGGTTATGCCGGCCTGCTCGGTGCGATGATTCGCCTGCAACGTCATATCCCATTCGCCCTGACCGAGCACGGCATTTACACCAAGGAGCGCAAGATCGATTTGGCGCAGGCCACCTGGATCCGCGATCACAACGATGACGTCAGCAACACCTTGCATGACGAGATGGGCTATATCCGCGGCATGTGGATCAAATTCTTTGAGCAAATCGGCCGCATTGCCTATTCGCAGGCTCAGCCGATCGTTTCGCTGTACGAAGGTAACCGCGAGCGGCAGATTGCCGACGGCGCCATTGCCGAGCGCACTCAGGTGATCACTAACGGCATCAATCTGCAGCGTTATGCCACCGCCTTACAGAAGCGCCCGAGCGGCATTCCACCGGTGCTCGGTCTGATCGGCCGCGTGGTGCCCATCAAGGACATCAAGACGTTTATTCGCACCATGCGGATATTGGCCAATGCGCGCCCTGATGCCGAGGGCTGGATTGTCGGTCCGGAAGATGAAGACCTGAGTTACGTCCAGGAATGCAAGGATCTGGTCGACAGTCTCGGCTTGCAACGCAACGTCAAGTTTCTCGGCTTTCAGAATGTCGCCGAAATTCTGCCGCAGCTCGGCTTGATGGTGCTGACCTCGATCAGCGAGGCCTTGCCGCTGGTGATTCTGGAAGCGTTCGCCAGCGGCGTGCCCTGCGTTGCCACCGATGTCGGTTCCTGTCGGGAGTTGATTGAAGGCAGCACCGCCGAAGACAAAGCCATGGGCAGTGCCGGTGCGGTGGTTGCGATCGCCGATCCGGAAAGCACGGCGCAAGCGGCATTGGCGTTGCTCAATGATCCGGAGCGCTGGCAGTCGGCGCAGCGGGCCGGCTTGCAACGGGTGGAAAAGTATTATGACGATCGGATGATGTTCGGCGCCTATCGCGAGTTGTATCAGGCGACGCTCGCATCCGCTTCAGCGTTGAGTGCGGAGTAA